GGACTTCGCTCAGGCCGACGCACTCAACCAGGCCATCCGCATGCTGAGCCTGCGCCACCGCGCCAGAGCCGCCGAGCTGCTGGCGCCGCTGGGTCTGCACACCGGCCAGGAAGCGCTGCTGCTCCAGCTCGACCGGACCGGACCGATGATCCAGGCCCAGCTGAGCGAGGCACTTGGCTGCGAGCCGCCGAGCGTCACACTCATGACCCGTAAACTGGAGGCCAGTGGCCACATCAGCCGCAAACCCGCGCCGTCGGACAAGCGCGCCAGCATCGTCGAGCTGACCGACAGCGGCCGGGACCTCGTCGGCAAGGTCAAATGGCTGTGGCGGGTGCTGGCCGAGGAGACCATCGCCGGTCTGCCGGCCCAGACCGTCACCGAGCTCCCCCGCGTCCTGAACACCCTCACGGCCAACGTCGACAACCGCGACCGAGAGCCGGCGATGGGTACGCCGGAGTGGATCCGCGGCCATCTCGATCAGATCGAGCGCACCGGGACCACCGACGGCGTCACCGTGAAGGGCCGTCCGACGGTGCTCCTGACCTACCGCGGCGCCAAGACCGGCAAAATCCGCCGGGCAACGCTCATGCGGGTCGAACACGACGGCCGATATGCGGCCGTCGCGTCGAAGGCCGGACTACCAACCAACCCGCGGTGGTACGCCAGCCTGCTCGCGCAGCCAGAGGTCAATCTCCAAGACGGCGTGGTCACCGGCGACTACCGGGCCCGTGAGGTGTTCGGCGACGAAAAGGCGCTCTGGTGGCGCCGCGCGGTCGACGCGTACCCCGACTATGCCGACTACCAGCGCTCAACCGACCGGCAGATCCCCGTTCTCGTACTCGAACCGAGGTCACGCTGATGCACGAAAAGGTGTTCGCTCAGGCCTGGGACGACCCAGCCAATACGCGATACGAGATGCGGCCGATCGACGTCAACGCCGTGTTGGCCGAGCGTTACGAGGTCAGCGAGCCGTTGGTCCTTACGCGAACGATGTTGTGGGACATCGAAGTGCGCAAGGCGCGGCGGCCGGACATCTACATCCCGCGAGTGGTGGCCGAAGGAAGCGCACAGGCGTGGGGAGGCGACGATACGTACGTCCGCAGGTCGTCCCAGCGTCTGTGGCTGGAGCCCCACCGGCACGGCCTGATCATCGAACAGACCCACCTCGACCACGCCAGCCAGACGGTCACCTTCATCGGCGCGGCCAGCCACCCCGGCCCCGACGGAGCACCTCTGCGGGCGACCACCGACCAACCGCTCTTCCATGTCGAGCACGCCGTCGGCGGCACCGAGGACCAGCCGCTGAACCTGTGGCGTACGGTCCACCTCACCGCCGAGCCGGACCAGCGGATCGTCGACGTGTTCGCGCGCATCGACGAGGACCCGTGGCTGCCGATCTTCGTCGAGATCTACGTCAGGGACGTGCTGCGCATCGGCCTGACCCGTCGCTGACAGCCAAACGCCTGACCGGCGGTGCCGGTCAGGCGTTTGCCGCGGTGCGTCCTACAGGTATTGGCCGGTGTTGGCGACGGTGTCGATCGACCGGCCGGCCTCGGCACCCTTGCTGCCGGTGACGAGCGTACGGATGTAGACGATCCGCTCACCCTTCTTGCCGGAGATCCGGGCCCAGTCGTCCGGGTTGGTGGTGTTGGGCAGGTCCTCGTTCTCCCGGAACTCGTCGACGCACGAGTCCATCAGGTGCTGCATCCGCAGGCCCTTGCCGCCGGTCAGCAGGAAGTCCTTGATGGCCATCTTCTTCGCGCGGTCCACGATGTTCTGGATCATCGCGCCGGAGTTGAAGTCCTTGAAGTAGAGCACTTCCTTGTCACCGTTGGCATAGGTGACCTCCAGGAACTTGTTTTCCTCCGACTCGGAGTACATCCGCTCGACCACCCGCTGGATCATCTCCTGCACGGTGGCCTGCCGGTCCTTGCCGTGCTCGGCCAGGTCGTCGGAGTGCAGCGGCACCTCGGTGGTGATGTATTTGGAGAAGATGTCCCTGGCCGCCTCGGCGTCCGGCCGCTCGATCTTGATCTTCACGTCCAGCCGGCCGGGCCGCAGGATGGCCGGGTCGATCATGTCCTCGCGGTTGGACGCGCCGATCACGATCACGTTTTCCAAGCCCTCGACGCCGTCGATCTCCGACAGCAGCTGCGGGACGATCGTGTTCTCCACGTCGGAGGAGACACCGGAGCCACGCGTGCGGAAGATCGAGTCCATCTCGTCGAAGAACACGATCACCGGGGTGCCTTCGGAGGCCTTCTCCCTGGCGCGCTGGAACACCAGCCGGATGTGCCGCTCGGTCTCACCGACGTACTTGTTGAGCAGCTCCGGGCCTTTGATGTTGAGGAAGTACGACTTGGTGTTGCGGTCGGCGGTCGGGTCCTCGCCGCGCACCTCGGCCACCTTCTTGGCCAGCGAGTTGGCCACCGCCTTGGCGATCAGCGTCTTGCCGCAGCCGGGCGGACCATAGAGCAGCACGCCCTTCGGCGGCCGCAGCTGGTGCTCGCGGAACAGGTCGGCGTGCAGGAACGGCAGCTCGACCGCGTCCCGGATCGCCTCGATCTGGCTGGACAGGCCACCGATGTCGGTGTAGTCGATGTCCGGCACCTCTTCGAGGACCAGCTCCTCGACCTCGGACTTGGGGATCCGCTCGTACACGTAGCCGCTGCGGGTCTCCAGCAGCAACGCGTCACCGGCACGCAGCGGTGCCTCGGTCAGCGAGTCGGCCAGGTGGACGACGCGCTCCTCGTCGGCGCGGCCGACGACCAACGCGCGGTCGGCCAGACCGTCGGCGTTGTGCAGCAGCTCCTTGAGGCTCACCACCTCGCCGGCACGCTCGAAGCCGAGCGCCAGCACGACGTTGAGCGAGTCGTTGAGCAGGACCTCCTGGCCCTTGCGCAGCTCGTCGATCTCCACCGACGGCGACACCGCGACCCGCAGCTTGCGGCCACCGGTGAAGACGTCGACGGTGTTGTCGGCCTGCACCTCCAGCACCACGCCGAAACCGCTCGGCGGCTGCGCCAGCCGGTCGATCTCCTCCTTGAGCTGGACGATCTGCTCGCGCGCGTCGCGCAAGGTCGACACCAGCTTCTCGTTTTGCTCACCGAGCCGCGCCACGTTGGCGTGGGCGGCGGCGAGCCGCTCCTCGATGCCTCGTACGTGCCTGGGGCCCTCGGTGAGCTTGCGGCGCAGCAGTGAGACCTCTTCCTGCAGGAAGCCGATCTGAGAGTTGAGGTCCTGCACCTCCTTCTCGTAGCGCGCAGCACGAGCCGAAGCGTTCTCCCGGTCATCGGACACGAGCACTCACCTCCCTGACGGGTCTCCCCTGCGGGATACGACCCGGTTCAAGCGTAAACGGTTCGGGCACCACACGCTGACAGCCGCGTGCCCAGATCGTTGCAGGACAGCGTTTCCGGCCGGTTACCCGGGGGTGATGACCGGACGGATGTGGCCAACTACCGGCTGGTGCCAGTGATGGTCCTGCCCCCGATTCTGGAGGCGACCAACTGGACGAACTCCTGGACCCGGCGGACCTGCCCGTCGCCACCGTTGGCCACCGTCTTGGCGAACCGGATGGCGTCGTGCCTGATCACCGTGGCCGTGCCGTCCGCCGACTCCAGCTGCTCGGCCTCGTCGAGGGTCCGCAGCAGGACGTACGCCTCGATCTCGGAGACCTGCGTGTCGCCGTTGTCCTCGCGGGTCAGGTGCCGCCGCGAGCCGACCTCGGCGATCGCCGACAGCGGGGTGATCCGCACCGCCGAGGTCATGGCTCCTGTCCCAGCATCTGGGACATCCTCGCCATGCCACAGGATCAGCCGGTCGCCGTCGCAGAGCACGACCTCCTGCCACACCTGTCCGCCGTCGAGAACGACGCGCTCAAGGGTGAAACCGAGCACCGGCCGGTCGCCGAGCGCCATCGCCAGGTCGTCGAGCGCCAGCTCCGGGTCGCGCAGGTAGGCCTTGGCGGCCTCGGCCAGGTCGGTGTACGGAGACCAGTCCGGAAAGACGATGTCCGAGCTGGGCCCGCGACCCCGCTCCTCGTAATCACGCGATCTACCGAACATCGGCTCCCCCAGTCACTCCATCGTCCTTTGCCGCCTTGGCACGCTGCGCCTCGTACGCCTCCGTGCCTTTGGACGGCTTACGTTGCCGGCGTGGCGCGACGACACCGTCGGCGAGCCGCCGGGCCGACACCAGGAAGGCCGTGTGGCCGACCATCCGGTGCGACGGGCGTACGGCCAACCCCTCCGCGCTCCACTCACGTACGAGCGTCTCCCAGGCCCGCGGCTCGGTGAACGACCCGTGTTCGCGCAACGCCTCCACCACCGCCGAGAGCTGCGTCGTGGTGGCCACGTAGGCAACGAGTACGCCGCCCGGCATCAGCACGCGCCCGACCGGTCCGAGCACTTCCCATGGCGCGAGCATGTCCAGGATGACGCGGTGGATGCTCGCCGGCTCCAGGTCGTCGGCGACGGCAGCGACGTCCGCGGTGGTCAGCCGCCAGTTGGCCGGCGCCTTGCCGAAGAAGTTTTCCACGTTGCGGCTGGCGACCTCGGCGAAGTCGGCGCGCCGCTCGTACGAGTGCACCTCGCCGTCCGGTCCGACCGCGCGCAGCAGCGAGCAGGTCAGCGCGCCGGAGCCGGCGCCGGCCTCCAGCACACGCGCTCCCGGGAAGATGTCGCCCTCGGCGACGATCTGCGCCGCGTCCTTCGGATAGACGACCGCGGCACCGCGCGGCATCGACAGCACATAGTCGGCCAGCCGCGGCCGCAGGGCGAGATAGCCGGTGCCGCCGCTGGAGGTGACGACGCAACCTTCGGGCGCGCCGATCAGGTCGTCGTGCGGCAGCGCGCCGCGGTGCGTGTGGAACGTGCGTCCCGGCTCCAGGACGACGGTGTGCAGCCGGCCCTTCGGGTCGGTCAGCTGCACACGATCGCCAGGCCGGAACACGCCGCCGTGGCCGGTGCTCACGCAGCCTCCAGCCGCTGATTGATCATGAGTTTTCCCTGTCCTACTGGCGTACCGAACCGGGGTCGAGCACTTCGGCGATCGATCGCGCGGCGAGTACGCCGACGATCTGCGCGCCGCTCGGCGAGCCGCCGGCCGGCAGCTGGTCGACGACCAGGTATTCGGTCGCCGGCTCCGCCTGGACGGCTCGTACGACGTCCTCGCCGGCGAGCGTCGCCGGCAGCACGAGCCCCGGCTGAAGCGTACGGGCCGCGTCCGACACCGACATCCACGGCCGGCGCTCCTCCGGCGTGTGCGCCACCGCCTCGCTTGAGACGATCGCCTCCGCACGGTTTTCCGAGTCGACGACGACGATCCCCGGCCGGCCAGCCTCGCCAGCGCGGCGCAGCGCCTCGGCCAACGGCAGGTCGGCCGGCACCAACAGCGCCGGCAGCGCCAGCCGTCCGGCGTGCAGCAGGCCGAACCGGTCGCCGAGCCGGCCGGCCCTGATCGCCTGGGTCGCGCCCTGCCAGAGGAACATCGCGATGAACAGGCTCAGCACCAGACTGAAGGACAGCACGCCACCGCCACTGGTCAGACTGAACAGCGTCAGGCCGATGACCGCGACCGCGACGACCCGACCGGTCCAGCCGGCGAAGGTGGTCGCGCGGAACTTGTTCTTGGTGAGCCACCAGACGACGGCCCGCAGCATCGTGCCGCCGTCCAGGGGCAAGCCGGGCAGCAGGTTGAAGATGCCCACGAAAGCGTTGGAAAACGCCAACTGCAGGATCATCCAGCTCAGCAACGAGCCCGGGTCGGTGAACACGTACGCGACATAGCCGATCACCGCCAACACCAGGTTGACGGCCGGTCCGGCGAGGGCGATCAGCAGGTCGACACCGGGTCGCCGTGACTCAGCCTCGGTCTCGGTCAGACCACCGAGCATCCAGAGCGTCATCGCGTACACGTGGAGGCCGAACGCCTTGCTGGTGAGCGCGTGGCCGAGCTCGTGCAGCAACACCGACACGAACAGCAGCACCGTGAAGACCGCGGAGACGACGTACGTCTGCGGAGTCGTCAGGTTGGGTGCGTACGTGGAAACCGAGCCGGAGTAGGTGATGACCAACAGCAGCGCGACGACGAACCACATCCAGGAGATGTAGACCGGGATGCCGAAGACCCGGCCGATCTTCAGGCCACGGTTGGGTCCGGAGTCGTCATCCTGAGCCCGGCCACTGTCCGCAGACGTCCCGTCGGGCTGCTGTGTTGCCATCCCCCGATGCTACGGCGACTCGCCGGCTCCGGTGTCCCCGCCGTAGGTCCCCGGCATTGTCACAGCCGTGGCCTAGCCTGACGGTATGTCTGTAGCGGTGCCGGCAGCCTCAACAGGATCGCAGCGGTCACACGGAGACGTGACGGGCTCGCTGTCGCCGTCACGCGCGAGCGACTTCAAGACCTGTCCACTGCTCTACCGGTTTCGGGCGATCGACCGGCTGCCGCAGAAGCCGACGCCGCAGACCGCGCGCGGCACGCTCGTACACGCCGTGTTGGAGCGGCTGTTCGACGCCGCGGCGATGGAGCGTACGCCGCAGCACGCCGCCGACCTGCTGGAGCCGGAGTGGGCCAGGCTGACCGCCGAGGAGCCGGCACTGGCCGAGCTGTTCGGCGAGTCCGAGGAGCTGGCCGGCTGGCTGCAGTCGGCGCGCCGGATGCTCGACGGCTATTTCACCCTGGAGGACCCGATCCGGCTGGAGCCGGCCGAGCGCGAGCAGCTGGTCGAGGTGGTGCTGGAGTCGGGCCTGCGGCTGCGCGGCTTCGTCGACCGGCTCGACGTGGCGCCGACCGGCGAGATGCGCGTGGTCGACTACAAGACCGGCGCCGCGCCGCGTGAGGCTTTCGAAGGCAAGGCGCTGTTCCAGCTGAAGTTCTACGCGCTGGTGCTGTGGCGTTCGCGCGATGTCGTGCCACGGCTGCTGCGGCTGATGTATCTCGGCGACCGGGAAATCCTCGACTACGTCCCGGACATCGACGAGCTGCGCCGCTTCGAGCGCACGTTGCAGGCGCTGTGGACGGCGATCGACCGCGCCACCACACAGCGGGATTTCCGGCCCAGTCCCAGCAAGTTGTGCTCGTGGTGCGACCATCAGGCGCTGTGCCCGGCCTTCGGCGGCACGCCGCCGCCGTTCCCCGAGGTGCTGCCGGCACCGACCGACCCGCTCGCGATCACGCCGGCCACCGAGGACTGATCCTCCTGCCGGACGAGGCTCGAATCGCTCCTGGCGACGAATCGGCGGACCGTGACGCGGCGATACGGTTGTCCGCGTGAAGGGATCCGGGCTGCTCACGCGGCTGAGGGCGACACCGCAGTGGGTCGGCGACGTGAGCCTGGCCGCTGTCGTGCTGATCGTCGTCGCCGGCCTGCTGCTGGCGGCGGCAGCGACTCGGCCGTCCGACCCGGACATCCCGTGGCTGCGCAACGTCCCGCTCGTCATGGGGCTGTGCGTCGTCGGCGTCACACCGATCCTGATCCGCCGCTGGGTCTGGGCCTCCGCGGTGCTGGTCGCGGCGATCGCGGTGGCCGCGGTGCCGCTCGTCGGCTCCAACACCACCGAGGCGTACTCGCTGCTCGTCGTGATCTACACGGCGGCCGTACGCCTGCCGCCGCCACGCGCGGTCGGTGCCACCGCGATCGTGTCGGCGGGCATCGCATTGGCTTGCGTCGAGGCAAACGCGAACGTCGTTGTCTGGATGGCCAACGGGGTTTTCGTCGTCATTCCGTTCGCCATCGGCTCAGTCGTACGAACCCGGCGCGCCTACATCGCGGCCCTGGAGCAGCGCGCGATCGCGGCCGAGACGACTCGCGAGCTGACCGCGCGCGACGCCGTGCTGGCCGAGCGGCAACGCATCGCGCGGGAGTTGCACGACGTCGTCGCGCACCACATCAGCGTCATGGGGGTTATGGCGGCGGCGGCCCGGCGGACTTTGCGTACGAACCCCGAGGTGGCCGACGAAGCGCTCGGCACCATCGAGGACACCGGCCGGTCGACCCTCCGCGAAATGCGCCGCCTGCTGGACGTGTTACGCGACGAGAAGGACCCGTCGCTGCCGACCACACCGCAACCCGGCCTTCCCGGCCTGGAGGCGTTGGTGCACCAGGTCGGAGAGGCCGGCCTGACCGTACGCCTGCGGGTCGAAGGCGAGCCGATGCCGCTGGACTCCGGCGTCGACCTCACCCTGTTCCGGATCGTCCAGGAAGCGCTCACCAACACGCTCAAACACGCCGGTCCGACCAGCGCGGACGTGGTCGTACGGTATGGACCCGCGGACGTGGAGGTTACCGTCTCGGACAACGGTCGCGGTCCGGCCGGCGCCAACATCGGCGGCCACGGCCTGGTCGGCATGCGCGAGCGGGTCGGCCTCTACGCCGGCTCGCTCTACACCGGACCGGGTCCGGCCGGCGGCTTCACCGTACGCGCGACGGTGCCGTTCGACCGGCCAGCACACACGAAGGGAATTTCGGCGTGACCGACAGGACCAGTCCGGTGCGTGTCCTGCTGGTCGACGACCAGCCGCTGCTGCGTACCGGCTTCCGGATGGTGCTGGGCACCGAGCCGGACCTGGAGGTGATCGGCGAGGCGTCCGACGGCGAGGAAGGCGTCGACCTGGCTCGCCGGCTGCTGCCGGACGTCGTGCTGATGGACATCCGGATGCCACGACTGGACGGCGTGCAGGCCACCGCGCGGATCACCGCCGCGAAGCTGCCGGTGCGCGTACTGATCCTGACGACCTTCGACCTCGACGAGTACGTGCTCGGCGCGCTGCGAGCCGGTGCCAGTGGCTTCCTGTCGAAGGACGTGCCGGCCGAGGACCTGGTCGACGCCATCCACGTGGTGGCCTCCGGCGAGGCCGTCGTGGCGCCGCGGATCCTGCGCCGACTGCTCGACCGCTATGCCGACCGCCTCCCCGATCCGAACAGTCCGGCGGCGCCGGCACTGGAGGCACTCACCGAACGCGAGCGCGAGGTGCTCGTGCTGATGGCGCGCGGCCTGTCCAACGCGGAAATCGCCGCCAAGCTGGTTTTGGGCGAGACGACGGTGAAAACTCATGTCGGCCACGTGCTCACCAAGTTGGAATTGCGCGACCGCGTGCAGGCCGTGGTGCTCGCGTACGAATCCGGCCTGATCCGTCCCGGCACCTGAACGTTTTGCGTGCTGCGAAACAGTTTTCGCGCGTAACTCGACAAATAACGCACGGTGACGGCGAGAAATCCGCCGGAAGGCGGACCGGAACCAGCCAAGGTGATGACGTCATTCGGTTGCTCGAGCCTTTACGCTGGAGCTGGTCAGCTTGCTGGCCCGGCCGGACCTCTGTCGGGGGGAGGTCCGCGGCATCCCCCTCGCACCCCGAACCGATAGAGCACCACGAGCTCAACCAATGAGTCCGCCAGCCCGAGCTGGCGGACTCGCCTATTTTTGAGGTCATGATCGACGCCGCTTTTCAGAGCCAGTGGACCTCGCGCCGCGGATATCTCAACACGACGTCCTACGGATTGCCGCCGCGATCGACGGTGGCCGCACTGCGCAAGGTGCTGGGCGAGTGGCAGGACGGTGCTTGTCCCTGGGAAGACTGGGAAGTCTGCGTCGGCCAGGCCCGGGACCTGTTCGCGCTGCTGGTCAATGTGACGCCGGACACGGTCGCGACCGGTGCCGCCGTCTCGCAGTTGCTGGCGCCGATCGCCGCGGCCATTCCGGCCGGCTCCCGCGTCGTCGTGCCGGTGGAGGAATTCACCTCCAACCTGTTTCCGTATCTCGTCCAGGCCCATCGTGGCGTCGAGGTCGTCACCGTGCCGGCGGCTGAGTTGTTGTCCGCGATCGACGAGCGTGCCGACGTGGTCGCGTTCAGCCTCGTACAGTCGGCCTCCGGAACCATTGCACGTCTGGACAAGCTTCTGGCCGCCTGCCGCGCCAACGGCGCACTGTCCATTGTGGACGCAACGCAGGCGGTCGGCTGGCAGCCGGTGGACGCCAGCGGTGTCGACGTGTTGCTGTGCGCCGCGTACAAATGGCTGATGGCGCCGCGCGGCGTCGCTTTCGCCGTCGTACGGCCGGAAATCGCCGACCGCATTCCGCCGCTGGCGGCCGGTTGGTATGCCGGTGAGGACTTTCACCAGTCCTATTACGGACCGCCGCTGCGACTGGCCAGCGACGCGCGGAGGTTTGACATCTCCCCCGCCTGGTTCTGCTGGGTCGGCGCGGTGCCGTCGATGCGTACGCTCCTGGACGCCGGCATCGATGCGGTCCACGAACACAATGTGGGCCTGGCCAACGCATTCCGCACCGCACTTGACCTTCCGGTCTCCGACAGCGCGATCGTCAGCTGTGACATCGACGCGGCCGCATCCGAGCGGCTGGCCGCGGCGAACGTGTCGAGCGCCGTACGCGCCGGCCGTGTGCGGCTCGCTTTCCACCTCTATAACACAATGGCCGACGTCGAGCTGGCCGCCGACGCGATCCGTTGACGTCGAGCACGCTCAAAGGTTTACCGTTTCGACCCGGACCACTCACCAGGAGGCAACCAATGAGCGACGAACGTTTCGAGCGCGGCAAGAAAATGATGCAGGAGGTCACCGGCGGCAGCGCCGACGCGGTGATGGAGTCGCTGGCCGACATCTCACCGGAGCTGGCCAGGCAGACCGTCTCCTGGGGTTTCGGCGAGATCTACAGCCGGCCGGAGCTGGCGCCGCGCGACCGGCAGCTGGTGACGCTCGGCATGCTGACCGCGCTCGGCGCCGAACCGCAGCTGGAGGTGCACGTCAACGCGGCGCTGAACGTCGGCCTGACGCCGAAACAGATCGTCGAGGTGTTCCTGCATTCGGCCGGATACTGCGGATTTCCGCGCGCCCTCAACGCGACCTTCGTGGCGAAGAAGGTGTTCGCCGAGCGCGGCCTACTGCCGGTCGAGTAGCTCCTTGATCCGGTCCGCGGTGTCCTTCGCCTGCGCGTCCGAGGCATACGGATGCCGCGGACCGAGCCAGAACCGCAGGCCGTCCTTGCGAACCCGTGGGATCACGTGCAGGTGCAGGTGCGGCACGCTCTGGCTGACCACGTTGTTCATCAGGATGAGCGAGCCGTCGGCCCGCCGCGCGTCCTGCACAGCCAGCTGCAGCCGCTGCGAGGTGGTCAGCCAGTGCTCGGCCAGCCGGACGGGCAGCTGATCGTACGTGCGGATGTGCACGGTCGGCACCATCAGCACGTGGCCGTGGAACACCGGTTTGGTGTCCAGGAACGCGACGAGGTCGTCGTCGCGCCACACCTCGTACGCGACGGCCTCGCCGCTGACGATCTGGCAGAACACACACGGTTTTTCGGCCACGAGCGTGAACTTATCCCAGCCGGACGCGCAGGATCGAGCCGGAGCCTTCGGTCACGAACAGGTCGCGCCACGGGACGTACGGACCGAAACGGTCGGCGAACCGCATGCTGGTCGGATTTGCCAGCCCGGACACCAGAAGACAGGCCCGGCCCGTCCACGGACTGATCCGGAAGATCTCACCGCTGCCGTAGGCCGCCACGTAGAGCTGGCCGTCCGGTCCGATCGTGCCGTCGTCCGGCGCTTTCGTCGCGCCACTGGAAAGTTTGACGACGACCTGATGCGCGGCCGGATCGGCAAGCGGCACGCGCGTCACCGCCGAGTCGGGATCGAGCACCGAGGTGGTGAAAAGCTGGCCGCCTTTGATGATCACCGCGTCGGCGCTGGGGATCTCGGTGGTCCAGCCGGCGTCGACCCTGCCGCCAGGCAACACCTTGAAAATCCGGCCGTTACTGTCGGCCACGTAGTAGTTGCCGGCGCTGTCGAACCCGCCGCCGTTGGCGTTGGCGAA
The nucleotide sequence above comes from Fodinicola acaciae. Encoded proteins:
- a CDS encoding aminotransferase class V-fold PLP-dependent enzyme, with amino-acid sequence MIDAAFQSQWTSRRGYLNTTSYGLPPRSTVAALRKVLGEWQDGACPWEDWEVCVGQARDLFALLVNVTPDTVATGAAVSQLLAPIAAAIPAGSRVVVPVEEFTSNLFPYLVQAHRGVEVVTVPAAELLSAIDERADVVAFSLVQSASGTIARLDKLLAACRANGALSIVDATQAVGWQPVDASGVDVLLCAAYKWLMAPRGVAFAVVRPEIADRIPPLAAGWYAGEDFHQSYYGPPLRLASDARRFDISPAWFCWVGAVPSMRTLLDAGIDAVHEHNVGLANAFRTALDLPVSDSAIVSCDIDAAASERLAAANVSSAVRAGRVRLAFHLYNTMADVELAADAIR
- the arc gene encoding proteasome ATPase; translated protein: MSDDRENASARAARYEKEVQDLNSQIGFLQEEVSLLRRKLTEGPRHVRGIEERLAAAHANVARLGEQNEKLVSTLRDAREQIVQLKEEIDRLAQPPSGFGVVLEVQADNTVDVFTGGRKLRVAVSPSVEIDELRKGQEVLLNDSLNVVLALGFERAGEVVSLKELLHNADGLADRALVVGRADEERVVHLADSLTEAPLRAGDALLLETRSGYVYERIPKSEVEELVLEEVPDIDYTDIGGLSSQIEAIRDAVELPFLHADLFREHQLRPPKGVLLYGPPGCGKTLIAKAVANSLAKKVAEVRGEDPTADRNTKSYFLNIKGPELLNKYVGETERHIRLVFQRAREKASEGTPVIVFFDEMDSIFRTRGSGVSSDVENTIVPQLLSEIDGVEGLENVIVIGASNREDMIDPAILRPGRLDVKIKIERPDAEAARDIFSKYITTEVPLHSDDLAEHGKDRQATVQEMIQRVVERMYSESEENKFLEVTYANGDKEVLYFKDFNSGAMIQNIVDRAKKMAIKDFLLTGGKGLRMQHLMDSCVDEFRENEDLPNTTNPDDWARISGKKGERIVYIRTLVTGSKGAEAGRSIDTVANTGQYL
- a CDS encoding site-2 protease family protein, producing the protein MATQQPDGTSADSGRAQDDDSGPNRGLKIGRVFGIPVYISWMWFVVALLLVITYSGSVSTYAPNLTTPQTYVVSAVFTVLLFVSVLLHELGHALTSKAFGLHVYAMTLWMLGGLTETEAESRRPGVDLLIALAGPAVNLVLAVIGYVAYVFTDPGSLLSWMILQLAFSNAFVGIFNLLPGLPLDGGTMLRAVVWWLTKNKFRATTFAGWTGRVVAVAVIGLTLFSLTSGGGVLSFSLVLSLFIAMFLWQGATQAIRAGRLGDRFGLLHAGRLALPALLVPADLPLAEALRRAGEAGRPGIVVVDSENRAEAIVSSEAVAHTPEERRPWMSVSDAARTLQPGLVLPATLAGEDVVRAVQAEPATEYLVVDQLPAGGSPSGAQIVGVLAARSIAEVLDPGSVRQ
- a CDS encoding response regulator, translated to MTDRTSPVRVLLVDDQPLLRTGFRMVLGTEPDLEVIGEASDGEEGVDLARRLLPDVVLMDIRMPRLDGVQATARITAAKLPVRVLILTTFDLDEYVLGALRAGASGFLSKDVPAEDLVDAIHVVASGEAVVAPRILRRLLDRYADRLPDPNSPAAPALEALTEREREVLVLMARGLSNAEIAAKLVLGETTVKTHVGHVLTKLELRDRVQAVVLAYESGLIRPGT
- a CDS encoding sensor histidine kinase gives rise to the protein MKGSGLLTRLRATPQWVGDVSLAAVVLIVVAGLLLAAAATRPSDPDIPWLRNVPLVMGLCVVGVTPILIRRWVWASAVLVAAIAVAAVPLVGSNTTEAYSLLVVIYTAAVRLPPPRAVGATAIVSAGIALACVEANANVVVWMANGVFVVIPFAIGSVVRTRRAYIAALEQRAIAAETTRELTARDAVLAERQRIARELHDVVAHHISVMGVMAAAARRTLRTNPEVADEALGTIEDTGRSTLREMRRLLDVLRDEKDPSLPTTPQPGLPGLEALVHQVGEAGLTVRLRVEGEPMPLDSGVDLTLFRIVQEALTNTLKHAGPTSADVVVRYGPADVEVTVSDNGRGPAGANIGGHGLVGMRERVGLYAGSLYTGPGPAGGFTVRATVPFDRPAHTKGISA
- a CDS encoding HIT family protein encodes the protein MAEKPCVFCQIVSGEAVAYEVWRDDDLVAFLDTKPVFHGHVLMVPTVHIRTYDQLPVRLAEHWLTTSQRLQLAVQDARRADGSLILMNNVVSQSVPHLHLHVIPRVRKDGLRFWLGPRHPYASDAQAKDTADRIKELLDRQ
- a CDS encoding SMP-30/gluconolactonase/LRE family protein, producing MRPRLRRWMAVAAVAMTFGAMAGVAEPAAAAIGSCGTPTTVSTFHQDAGTWYENLEFDGRGGVWVSVLSGNRVERYLPSGAVSSTVDVRAPGAVRAGPDGLFYVNAGDTVEGPGEVVRFDPQHLDRPVMPYASGFANANGGGFDSAGNYYVADSNGRIFKVLPGGRVDAGWTTEIPSADAVIIKGGQLFTTSVLDPDSAVTRVPLADPAAHQVVVKLSSGATKAPDDGTIGPDGQLYVAAYGSGEIFRISPWTGRACLLVSGLANPTSMRFADRFGPYVPWRDLFVTEGSGSILRVRLG
- a CDS encoding nitroreductase/quinone reductase family protein, whose protein sequence is MDFAQADALNQAIRMLSLRHRARAAELLAPLGLHTGQEALLLQLDRTGPMIQAQLSEALGCEPPSVTLMTRKLEASGHISRKPAPSDKRASIVELTDSGRDLVGKVKWLWRVLAEETIAGLPAQTVTELPRVLNTLTANVDNRDREPAMGTPEWIRGHLDQIERTGTTDGVTVKGRPTVLLTYRGAKTGKIRRATLMRVEHDGRYAAVASKAGLPTNPRWYASLLAQPEVNLQDGVVTGDYRAREVFGDEKALWWRRAVDAYPDYADYQRSTDRQIPVLVLEPRSR
- a CDS encoding carboxymuconolactone decarboxylase family protein: MSDERFERGKKMMQEVTGGSADAVMESLADISPELARQTVSWGFGEIYSRPELAPRDRQLVTLGMLTALGAEPQLEVHVNAALNVGLTPKQIVEVFLHSAGYCGFPRALNATFVAKKVFAERGLLPVE
- a CDS encoding RecB family exonuclease — protein: MSVAVPAASTGSQRSHGDVTGSLSPSRASDFKTCPLLYRFRAIDRLPQKPTPQTARGTLVHAVLERLFDAAAMERTPQHAADLLEPEWARLTAEEPALAELFGESEELAGWLQSARRMLDGYFTLEDPIRLEPAEREQLVEVVLESGLRLRGFVDRLDVAPTGEMRVVDYKTGAAPREAFEGKALFQLKFYALVLWRSRDVVPRLLRLMYLGDREILDYVPDIDELRRFERTLQALWTAIDRATTQRDFRPSPSKLCSWCDHQALCPAFGGTPPPFPEVLPAPTDPLAITPATED
- a CDS encoding tRNA (adenine-N1)-methyltransferase yields the protein MSTGHGGVFRPGDRVQLTDPKGRLHTVVLEPGRTFHTHRGALPHDDLIGAPEGCVVTSSGGTGYLALRPRLADYVLSMPRGAAVVYPKDAAQIVAEGDIFPGARVLEAGAGSGALTCSLLRAVGPDGEVHSYERRADFAEVASRNVENFFGKAPANWRLTTADVAAVADDLEPASIHRVILDMLAPWEVLGPVGRVLMPGGVLVAYVATTTQLSAVVEALREHGSFTEPRAWETLVREWSAEGLAVRPSHRMVGHTAFLVSARRLADGVVAPRRQRKPSKGTEAYEAQRAKAAKDDGVTGGADVR